The following are encoded together in the Lactuca sativa cultivar Salinas chromosome 1, Lsat_Salinas_v11, whole genome shotgun sequence genome:
- the LOC111906518 gene encoding uncharacterized protein LOC111906518 → MNNEKLKTKYPSHYDLELHKLCSVSSRIVNTGNFWEWKSCPLLGGLSAELERLKQEIASCQLQPGHDKWTCLLPPEGSFTVEAIKRRLDKVALHSSSLPLISWCKVIPIKVLCFVWRAAQGHIPSAIALQSRGMDIDSTLCGTCIGEVECADHILMRCSYAKLIMNKIFKWCELNKE, encoded by the coding sequence ATGAATAATGAGAAACTAAAAACGAAATATCCTTCACATTATGATTTAGAATTACATAAATTATGCTCTGTTTCCTCTCGTATTGTAAATACCGGTAACTTTTGGGAATGGAAATCTTGTCCATTATTAGGAGGATTATCCGCAGAATTAGAAAGGTTAAAACAGGAGATTGCTTCGTGTCAACTACAACCTGGTCATGATAAATGGACATGCTTGTTACCGCCAGAAGGAAGTTTCACAGTGGAAGCAATCAAAAGGAGACTAGACAAAGTTGCACTGCACTCTTCCAGTCTTCCATTGATCAGTTGGTGCAAGGTTATCCCAATAAAGGTGCTCTGCTTTGTCTGGAGGGCTGCACAAGGACACATTCCATCTGCTATAGCATTACAATCTCGTGGCATGGATATCGACTCGACACTATGTGGAACTTGTATTGGTGAAGTTGAGTGTGCTGATCATATTTTGATGAGATGCTCATACGCAAAACTTATAATGAACAAGATTTTCAAATGGTGTGAATTAAACAAAGAATAA